The genome window GCCTCGCACGGTTGAAGCCCGAGATCGAGTTCGTCGCCGTGCATGACGCCGCGCGACCCTGCATCGCCGACGAATGGATCGGCCGAGTCTTCGCGGCGGCGGAAAAAACGGATGCCGCGATTCTCGGCGTGCCGGTCGCTTCGACGTTGAAACGAGTTACGGCCGACGGCACGATCGAAGAAACGGTTTCGCGCGCGAACCTTTGGGAGGCCCAGACCCCTCAAGTATTCCGCAAAGAGCTGCTGCTGGAAGCGTATGCCAAGCGGGCCGGCTTCCAAGCGACCGACGATGCGCAACTCGTCGAGCGCTTGGGGCGCAAAGTAGCCGTGGTCGCCGGGTCGCCGATCAACATGAAGATCACGACCCAAGACGACCTGCGCTTCGCCGAGCAAGCGATCAAAGCACTGCCGAAGCCGAAGAACGATTTCTCGAATCCGTTCGCGGGGGACGACTTTTTTCGTTAGTAGTTGATTGTTGAAATGACGAAGTGCGAATGACGAAAGAATGACGAATGACGAAGCACGGAAGGCCTTTCGTCATTCGTACTTCGTGCTTCTTTCGTCATTCGCACTTCGACATTCGTGCTTCTTTAGTTGAGTCTCGAATCTCTCTCGCTTTCTCGGTTTAAGTAGTATGTCGCAAGCTCCTGAAGTGTTGGCCGATCTCCGTCGTCGCGGCATGGTGCATCAAACGACGGATGACGCCGGGCTGAGTGCCTGGCTCGCCGAGAAGCCGCGCACGCTCTACGCCGGCTTCGACCCGACGGCCGATAGCCTGCATGTTGGGCACTTGGTGGCGTTGATGATCTTGCGCCGTTTTCAGCGGGCCGGGCATCGGCCGATCGCGATCGTCGGCGGAGCGACCGGCATGATCGGCGACCCGAGCGGCAAGAGCGACGAGCGGAATCTGTTGTCGAAAGAGCAACTCGCGGCCAATGTCGACGCGATGCGCGAGCAGATGCGCCGGTTCCTCAGCTTCGACGGGCCGCAAGGAGCGCTGCTGCTGAATAACCTCGACTGGATCGGGCCGTTTACGTTTCTCGATTTCCTGCGCGACGTCGGGAAGAATTTTTCCGTGAACATGATGCTCGCGAAAGACTCGGTGAAGGCTCGGCTCGGCTCCGATGCCGGGCTCAGCTACACCGAGTTCAGCTACATGCTCCTCCAGGCGTACGACTTCGTGAAGCTCCACGAAGCGCACGGCTGCGAGTTGCAAGTCGGCGG of Planctomycetia bacterium contains these proteins:
- the ispD gene encoding 2-C-methyl-D-erythritol 4-phosphate cytidylyltransferase, with product MSNFAVILPAAGKSSRFRDKNYKKPFVPLGGKPVWLYSVERFLARSEVKQVILVIAPEDREEFDRKFSANVTFLGIEVVAGGAERADSIQNGLARLKPEIEFVAVHDAARPCIADEWIGRVFAAAEKTDAAILGVPVASTLKRVTADGTIEETVSRANLWEAQTPQVFRKELLLEAYAKRAGFQATDDAQLVERLGRKVAVVAGSPINMKITTQDDLRFAEQAIKALPKPKNDFSNPFAGDDFFR